One genomic region from Bradyrhizobium icense encodes:
- a CDS encoding YbaB/EbfC family nucleoid-associated protein, translated as MADFLGMMKQAAELQSKMQAMQEELGNLEVEGISGGGLVAVRMTAKMEVKGVKIDPSLMKAEEREVLEDLLVTAHNDARRKAETAAMEKMQSLTGGLGLPPGLGLT; from the coding sequence ATGGCTGATTTTCTCGGCATGATGAAGCAGGCGGCGGAGCTGCAATCCAAGATGCAGGCGATGCAGGAAGAGCTCGGCAATCTCGAGGTCGAGGGCATTTCCGGCGGCGGGCTGGTGGCCGTGCGCATGACCGCCAAGATGGAAGTGAAGGGCGTGAAGATCGATCCGTCGCTGATGAAGGCCGAAGAGCGCGAAGTGCTCGAGGATCTGCTGGTGACCGCGCATAACGACGCGCGGCGCAAGGCGGAAACCGCGGCGATGGAAAAGATGCAGTCGCTGACCGGCGGCCTCGGCCTGCCCCCGGGACTTGGTCTGACCTGA
- the recR gene encoding recombination mediator RecR, producing the protein MAASVAGPEIERLIQLLARLPGLGPRSARRAALHLIKKREALMTPLAGALQVAIDRIQVCKTCGNIDTQNPCTVCTDPRRDPSTIVVVADVADLWALERANATNGRYHVLGATLSPLDGVGPQDLTIDALVARAHESQVSEIVLALNATVDGQTTAHYITDLLQDANVKITRLAHGVPVGGELDYLDEGTLSAAMRQRTLF; encoded by the coding sequence ATGGCCGCCAGCGTTGCCGGCCCTGAAATCGAACGCCTGATCCAGCTCCTGGCGCGGCTGCCGGGGCTCGGCCCACGCTCGGCGCGGCGCGCGGCGCTGCACCTGATCAAGAAGCGCGAGGCGCTGATGACGCCGCTGGCCGGCGCGCTGCAGGTGGCAATCGACAGGATTCAGGTCTGCAAGACCTGCGGCAACATCGACACGCAAAATCCCTGCACGGTCTGCACCGACCCGCGGCGCGATCCCTCGACCATCGTCGTGGTCGCCGACGTCGCCGATCTCTGGGCGCTGGAGCGGGCGAATGCGACCAACGGCCGCTATCACGTGCTCGGCGCCACATTGTCGCCGCTCGACGGCGTCGGTCCGCAGGATCTCACCATCGACGCGCTGGTGGCCCGCGCGCACGAATCACAAGTGAGCGAAATCGTGCTCGCGCTGAACGCAACGGTTGATGGCCAGACCACCGCCCATTACATCACCGACCTTCTGCAGGACGCCAACGTCAAAATCACTCGGCTCGCCCATGGCGTGCCAGTCGGCGGCGAGCTTGATTATCTCGACGAAGGTACGCTATCGGCTGCCATGCGGCAGCGAACGCTGTTCTAA
- a CDS encoding AmpG family muropeptide MFS transporter, producing MTAPEAASPTSAAPAPNWREAWAVYLQPRVLIVLLLGFSSGLPLALSGSTLLVWMREAGVDLGTIGLFALVGTPYTLKFAWAPLVDALHVPIFTRAFGRRRGWLVFSQLLLIGAILLLALTDPARSPLFVALGALLVATMSSTQDIVVDAFRVESLPESEQAAGMASYVAAYRIGMLVSTAGVLFLVSAFEDTGIGRGSAWMWGYVAMAALVLIGTVTALAATEPEQSVRAEAKTHDEAAFSRVMHAAIGAFSEFLVRKHALTVLAFVVLFKLTDAFSGTMTAPFVIDLGFTRNDYAAIVKGVGLAATLIGGFAGGYVARRYSLAASLWIGGVLQALSNLVFAWLAFVGTNQWALAAAISAENFTGAIGTVIFVAYLSALCQNPLHTATQYALLTALAAVGRTYLSSGAGYVAEATGWPLFFVISVIVAVPSLILLAWLQRRGHFEALGPVKV from the coding sequence ATGACCGCACCTGAAGCCGCCTCCCCGACATCGGCCGCCCCCGCACCAAACTGGCGCGAGGCTTGGGCCGTGTACCTACAGCCGCGCGTGCTGATCGTGCTGCTGCTCGGATTTTCCTCCGGGCTGCCACTGGCGCTGTCGGGATCGACGCTCCTGGTGTGGATGCGCGAAGCCGGCGTCGATCTCGGCACCATCGGGCTGTTCGCGCTGGTCGGCACACCCTACACGCTGAAATTTGCCTGGGCGCCGCTGGTCGATGCGCTGCATGTGCCGATCTTCACGCGCGCATTCGGCCGCAGGCGCGGCTGGCTGGTGTTCTCGCAACTGCTCCTGATCGGCGCGATCCTGCTGCTGGCGCTGACCGACCCGGCGCGCTCGCCGCTGTTCGTGGCGCTCGGCGCACTTCTGGTCGCCACCATGTCCTCGACGCAGGACATCGTGGTCGACGCATTCCGCGTCGAGAGCCTGCCCGAGAGCGAACAGGCCGCCGGCATGGCCTCCTATGTGGCGGCCTACCGGATCGGCATGCTGGTCTCGACCGCCGGCGTGCTGTTCCTGGTAAGCGCATTCGAGGACACCGGCATCGGGCGCGGCTCGGCGTGGATGTGGGGCTATGTTGCCATGGCCGCGCTGGTGCTGATCGGCACCGTCACGGCACTGGCCGCCACGGAGCCCGAACAATCGGTGCGCGCGGAGGCCAAGACCCACGACGAGGCTGCATTCTCACGCGTCATGCATGCTGCCATCGGCGCGTTCTCCGAATTTCTGGTCCGCAAGCATGCCTTGACGGTGCTGGCCTTCGTGGTGCTCTTCAAACTCACCGACGCGTTTTCCGGCACCATGACCGCGCCGTTCGTGATCGACCTCGGTTTCACCCGCAACGACTACGCCGCCATCGTCAAGGGCGTCGGGCTCGCCGCGACCCTGATCGGCGGCTTTGCCGGCGGCTACGTGGCGCGGCGCTATTCGCTGGCCGCGAGCTTGTGGATCGGCGGCGTGCTGCAGGCTCTTTCCAACCTGGTGTTTGCGTGGCTCGCCTTTGTCGGCACCAATCAATGGGCACTGGCCGCCGCCATTTCGGCGGAAAACTTCACCGGTGCGATCGGCACCGTGATCTTCGTCGCCTATCTCTCGGCGCTGTGTCAGAACCCGCTGCACACGGCGACGCAATACGCGCTGCTCACCGCGCTGGCTGCCGTCGGGCGCACCTATCTGTCCTCGGGCGCGGGCTATGTGGCAGAGGCGACGGGCTGGCCGCTGTTCTTCGTGATCTCAGTTATCGTCGCAGTGCCCAGCCTGATCCTGCTGGCGTGGCTGCAACGACGTGGGCATTTTGAGGCGCTGGGCCCGGTGAAGGTTTAG